Proteins encoded in a region of the Quercus lobata isolate SW786 chromosome 8, ValleyOak3.0 Primary Assembly, whole genome shotgun sequence genome:
- the LOC115957923 gene encoding non-functional pseudokinase ZED1-like isoform X1 — MRRSWLTDHFFNKTRKEREKAFLENGGKLLEKLIASCNGKPIPIRTFSAQQLRQATNNYCEHLGKYWYKGSLEGKIVLVNRFSGSGAHLTINDIVISAQMSAHSNVLKPIGCCLETTPLILVYEFAANGFLADQIYVKRVTELQYQPMVWEKRLKIARQISHAISYLHTAFPRPVIHMFMHMRDILLDEHDVPKLSNFIYSISIPEGETDVKGFWGIQNVRFCPPESKASGKVTEKTDVYNFGRLLLELLTGEDSYNITRLTIDRTSNLIAHMHDRAQGSCINEIVDPAIMAIGEGGASLPRQLQAVLDLAITCTENDPQRRPNMVDVTKELRRIERFTQADEELLGSLRNSKLHERFEEHASTSLKRNLSNDESHAVL, encoded by the exons ATGCGGAGGAGTTGGTTGACAGATCATTTctttaacaaaacaagaaaggaaagagagaaagcGTTTCTTGAAAATGGAGGTAAGTTACTGGAGAAGCTGATTGCCTCTTGCAATGGCAAGCCTATTCCCATCCGTACCTTCTCCGCTCAACAGCTCCGCCAAGCAACCAACAACTATTGTGAACATCTGGGAAAGTATTGGTACAAGGGTTCTCTTGAAGGGAAAATTGTTCTCGTTAACCGATTTTCTGGTTCGGGGGCCCATCTTACCATCAATGATATAGTGATTTCTGCACAAATGAGTGCTCACAGTAATGTATTAAAGCCCATCGGGTGTTGTCTCGAGACTACGCCTCTCATTTTAGTGTATGAATTTGCTGCCAATGGTTTTCTTGCAGATCAAATTTATGTCAAACGTGTTACTGAACTACAATATCAGCCGATGGTGTGGGAGAAAAGGTTAAAGATTGCAAGGCAGATTTCTCATGCAATTTCCTATCTCCATACTGCCTTCCCAAGACCTGTCATCCACATGTTTATGCATATGCGTGATATCTTATTAGATGAACATGATGTTCCCAAATTGTCCAACTTTATTTATTCCATATCAATCCCTGAGGGTGAAACTGACGTGAAAGGTTTTTGGGGCATTCAGAATGTAAGGTTCTGTCCTCCCGAGTCTAAAGCATCAGGTAAGGTAACGGAGAAAACTGATGTATATAACTTTGGTAGGCTTCTTCTAGAACTTTTAACTGGAGAGGATTCTTATAATATAACCCGATTGACAATTGATAGAACATCTAACTTAATAGCACACATGCATGACCGTGCTCAAGGTAGTTGCATAAACGAGATTGTGGATCCTGCAATCATGGCAATTGGGGAAGGAGGTGCTAGTTTACCACGGCAGTTACAAGCTGTGCTGGACCTTGCCATAACATGTACAGAGAATGATCCACAGAGAAGGCCAAATATGGTAGATGTCACCAAAGAACTCAGGCGGATTGAGAG GTTCACACAAGCGGATGAAGAGCTTCTGGGAAGTTTGCGGAATTCAAAGCTTCATGAGCGTTTTGAAGAGCATGCTTCTACATCATTGAAGAGAAATCTTTCTAATGATGAAAGCCATGCTGTGCTGTGA
- the LOC115957923 gene encoding non-functional pseudokinase ZED1-like isoform X2 produces MRRSWLTDHFFNKTRKEREKAFLENGGKLLEKLIASCNGKPIPIRTFSAQQLRQATNNYCEHLGKYWYKGSLEGKIVLVNRFSGSGAHLTINDIVISAQMSAHSNVLKPIGCCLETTPLILVYEFAANGFLADQIYVKRVTELQYQPMVWEKRLKIARQISHAISYLHTAFPRPVIHMFMHMRDILLDEHDVPKLSNFIYSISIPEGETDVKGFWGIQNVRFCPPESKASGSCINEIVDPAIMAIGEGGASLPRQLQAVLDLAITCTENDPQRRPNMVDVTKELRRIERFTQADEELLGSLRNSKLHERFEEHASTSLKRNLSNDESHAVL; encoded by the exons ATGCGGAGGAGTTGGTTGACAGATCATTTctttaacaaaacaagaaaggaaagagagaaagcGTTTCTTGAAAATGGAGGTAAGTTACTGGAGAAGCTGATTGCCTCTTGCAATGGCAAGCCTATTCCCATCCGTACCTTCTCCGCTCAACAGCTCCGCCAAGCAACCAACAACTATTGTGAACATCTGGGAAAGTATTGGTACAAGGGTTCTCTTGAAGGGAAAATTGTTCTCGTTAACCGATTTTCTGGTTCGGGGGCCCATCTTACCATCAATGATATAGTGATTTCTGCACAAATGAGTGCTCACAGTAATGTATTAAAGCCCATCGGGTGTTGTCTCGAGACTACGCCTCTCATTTTAGTGTATGAATTTGCTGCCAATGGTTTTCTTGCAGATCAAATTTATGTCAAACGTGTTACTGAACTACAATATCAGCCGATGGTGTGGGAGAAAAGGTTAAAGATTGCAAGGCAGATTTCTCATGCAATTTCCTATCTCCATACTGCCTTCCCAAGACCTGTCATCCACATGTTTATGCATATGCGTGATATCTTATTAGATGAACATGATGTTCCCAAATTGTCCAACTTTATTTATTCCATATCAATCCCTGAGGGTGAAACTGACGTGAAAGGTTTTTGGGGCATTCAGAATGTAAGGTTCTGTCCTCCCGAGTCTAAAGCATCAG GTAGTTGCATAAACGAGATTGTGGATCCTGCAATCATGGCAATTGGGGAAGGAGGTGCTAGTTTACCACGGCAGTTACAAGCTGTGCTGGACCTTGCCATAACATGTACAGAGAATGATCCACAGAGAAGGCCAAATATGGTAGATGTCACCAAAGAACTCAGGCGGATTGAGAG GTTCACACAAGCGGATGAAGAGCTTCTGGGAAGTTTGCGGAATTCAAAGCTTCATGAGCGTTTTGAAGAGCATGCTTCTACATCATTGAAGAGAAATCTTTCTAATGATGAAAGCCATGCTGTGCTGTGA